The Cervus elaphus chromosome 32, mCerEla1.1, whole genome shotgun sequence region TGTCCAGCCTACCAGTTCTTCTTACTCCccatcatttgcatttcttcacTTGCTAGATTCCCATTCAAACAAAACCTatatgaagaactatggaagcaGAAAGTACTCCTATCCAAGTCAATCAGGCAATAAAGTACTTCATTTACGAGCCAAAATCTTCCAAGAGCTGCACACATCGACTTGCTGGTCGCAGGATGTCCCCAGTAAACATCAGCAGGAGCAAACAGCAAAGAAGCCTCAGGTGCCAAGCCCTCAGCCCATGAAAGAAGCAGGCGTGACGATTAAGGAAGGAAAGCGATCTTATAGACAGATAATTATGGATGAACTGAAATATTATTACAATGGATTCTATTTGCTTTGGATTGACACAAAAGTTGCTGCCAGGATGGTTTGGAGGCTGTTGCATGGACAGGTGCTGACCAGACGAGAGAGAAGAAGGGTAGGCAAGAGTcatatttgagaaagaaaatgtaaaattgaaACGAACTGTTGGTcaaccaacttttaaaaaaatccctctgAAAAAATCCCAGAGTAGGAATAGTAATTCACGGTGAGAACCAGAGTTTCTGACTTATCTGCAACTGACTTGCTGTACATCTGTAGATGGGCTCTTAAAATACGTGTATAGTTGCCCATGGAATGCTTATAATtgtgttttctaatttctccaAGGAGTTGAGAGGCTTCAAGTATGATATGTGCATCTGGAGTAGAAACTGCTGTTAATGTATTAAGTATATGCATCTGAAAAACCGATTTTAACAGATACCATGTTATTAAAGTACTGACTTAGATGAAAGCTCAGGGATGCCAATAATATGTTTTgattgtcatagatttccttgaAGATATCCCATAAACATTACTTCTGAGCTAAGGTATAGAGGAAAATCCGgcctttccattttataaatagtgGCCTTGGGTTTTTAATGCTTTCAGAACGGAGGCAGACTTTTGTTTTTGGCGTGGCCGGAAATAATGGATATTTGCATATGCCTTTAATTCTTTAGCTGCTGAGAACCTGTGCTGATTTCTTCCGCCTGGTTCCGTTCATGGTGTTCATCATTGTCCCCTTCATGGAATTCTTATTGCCAGTGTTCCTGAAACTTTTCCCAGAGATGTTGCCATCAACTTTTGAAAGTGAATCCAAAAAGGTATGAGGATTTTGAAagcttttaaaagaattaatagagttttttatctttttaagagcTCTTTTTAGGtctacagaaaaattgagcagaaggtaGAGAGGATCTCCAGCTACCTCCTGACCCCCGCTCCTATATCccctataaaattttttaaattattttttttttaatttatttttgggccacacaaaaattaactgtgACTAGATGACCAGACCCTTGCATGCCTATGAGTAGCTCCCAAGCAGAGggcgtcctcctcctcctctgatgGCCACTGTGAAGGTGAAGGGCTGGCCAACCAAGGCAGCCCCTTCATCCTCTCCATCTAGGCCACTCTGCCAGGCAGACGGATGAAGGCGTGGATCCCGCCCTGTGAAAGAACAATGAAGGCAATTTTTAAATCAGACTGAGAAATGTTTCCCTGTCGCAGTGACCATGGACTTGAGATTACAGAATAGTAGAATTTTACCACACTGTTTGAAAGGCATTCTTGATAGAAGGACTAGCGTTTAAGATGCCTTAACAGTATAAAAGCATATGACATAATCAAAGACCACCGACTGGCCCTCTGTAGTTGGAGCAGGGAATACCAGGGGATCCATGGGAGCAGATGAGACTCACATGCTGTGCTGGGGTTAGGTTGGAAAGTATCTGCCACCCTCAGGAGTTTAGACTTTGACTATGGTGATTGATGGAAGGTGAATGCAAAGCAggggatgagaaaaaaaattgatctATATTTTAGATCAATCTAAATCATCTAATCAATCATGATTAGAGCTATACTTTAGGAAAACAATTTGCTGGCAGGAAGGATTAAAAGGGTGGAGCCAAATGAGAATCAGCTGGAAGGTTACTACAGTAGcatgagagagagatggaggacaAAACCTGAATTATAAAAGTTTCATCAGGAGCAAAACCTTGAAGGTGGGTTTGAGACAGATTTAAAGAGTAGAATCAAATTGCAATATTTAACTGCTTGGCAGTGGTTTGAAATTAGTTTACTTACGTTTAAAGTAGTCAGGGTCTAGGATTAATACCATGGGATTCCAAGGAAGGTGTAtgtggtggggtttttttgttttgttttgtttttggctgcaccatgtggcatgagagatcttagttccctgaccagggattgaacctttaccctctgcagtggaagtgcagcaTCTTAACCACAGACCTGCCGGGGAAGACCCCAAGGAATGTGTTAGTGAATGCAGAAAGAGGTGGGGGATGAGGTAGTGATTTATCTAAGTATTCCTCTTTCCTCAACATTGCCTGTTTCCTgaacatatgcacatacatatcaTGGCCACAGTATTAGAAAatactttctcctttgctttgttTGATGATCAgagggagagagcaagagagtAAACATGAGTACCTAGCTTTCTGCTTACACAAGGTCCCAGCACCATGCACTTTTCTTTCATGGTACTTGCCTGATATACTTTTAGATTAATTTGTGgaattacctggagaaggaaatggcaacccactctagtattcttgtctggggaatcccatggacggaggggcctggtgggctgccgtctatggggtcacacagagtccggcacgactgaagcgacttagcagcagcaggggtgGAATTACCGGTTTATTATTAATTGACAATGTTTGTCTCTCCCATTAGACTAGAAGTTTCCTGAGGGCAGGAATTCTTACCTGCTTTTGCCCATTTTACCCTAGCACCTAGCACACGGTGGATGTTCAATAAACAGGTGAATGAAACTGATGGCTGCATGGGTTTTAATGATGGTATTGCCATTGTGTGATTCTAGGGGCTGATTCTTCTaagatatttctaaaaaaaaaaacaaaccaatgaTTGCTATGATTTGCTTGTCATTAGAATCTCTTGGGCAACTTAATggggggaatatatatatatgtaatatatatatgtatataaaacacatttattcctgTTTCTCTGTATCTACCTGATCATGGTTATTTTGAAAATACTACCACACTGTATCTCTGATGGTGAACAAGGATTTAGAATTAGTGGTTAACGTAATGTCTTAAGAGTATGCATTTAATTCTCTTCTACGTAGTGCTTTGTTTATATCTGTTATAGCACTTCATTATCTTGTAATtaattgtgtttgttttcttcttaaccTGTAAACTTCATTAGCTTAATTTCCTAGTTTGGTTTGTGGCCAAGGAAAATCTGGGGTTCCTCAGACCAGGGGTCCGCTTGACCAATGACCTAGATGGTTTGCACCAGGTTAAGAGATAGTGACAAAGGCTTCCCCTGAGGGCACTATTTTGAACCCATCCAATATTTATGATGATTGCATTAGTGAGAAAGGTAAGATTAAGGAGACAAGCTGCAAATCGAGGCTACTTTTTAATTCTCTCTGGTTTTCCCAAAACTCCTTGAATTAGGTCTAATAAGAATATTCATTCATGAAGTAGAGATGGCAAGCAACAACACCACAATCATGTTTCTCTCATCTTTATCTACCAAGTTGTAATCATGAAGGATTAATTCTAACTTTCCTCTTCCAtcatgaaggaagaaaaacagagaaagaaaatggctgCAAAGTTGGAACTAGCAAAATTCCTTCAAGAAACGATTACAGAAATGGCAAAGAGGAACAGGGCCCAGCTGGGGGACGCCTCAACCCAGTTCTCCTCCTACGTCAAACAGGTGTCAGTCTTTTATATAAAACCAGACAACTTCATGTCATCACGGAGCTTCCAGATTGTTCCTGATCTCTGAATTTGCAAATATCTCAGTTACAGAAATACAGTATTTCAAAAATTTATGGGAGTTTGCAGAAAACCTATCTTAAAGCCATCAATGCTTTGAAGATGTTAATAACTACTTAGAAAAACAGTACAATGAAACTCAAACTTTTGAAATTCTCCTGATTGTTCAGTTGATTTAGGCTGACTTccgacagattttttttttaaactcctcttTGTAACTCAGGGCCCACTTCCAGACCTAAGATAGAATCCATAAGTGCTTTggcatctttcacatggtctacAGGGAAGATTCTTTGAGCAGGAAGCAGGTTTTTATTAGTCCTTGTGTCCCACTGCCTAGGTCCAGACAGGCCACAAGCCCAGCACCAAGGAGATAGTTCAATTTTCCAAACTCTTTGAGGATCAGCTGACCCTGGAGCACCTCGACCGACCTCAGCTGGTGGCCCTTTGCAAACTGCTGGAACTGCAGTCCTTTGGAACCAACAATCTGCTTCGCTTCCAGCTACTGATGAGGCTGAAGTCTATAAAAGCAGATGATGAGGTAAGAGCTGAGCTACAGCTGGAGGGAGTTGGCCAGGCCTTGGGGACTGTCTTAGGGTGGTTCTGTGACAAAGTGCACTGCCTTCTGCCAGGTCTGCCCGGAGGCTGGTTCTGGCAGAATGAGTGGTCTGAGCAACCACTGATAACCAGAACCTTGATGACTCACTTTCGAGGTGGCCTGTCGGCCTCTTGAGAAGATCTTGTAAGCAGTGAGTAGCTTGGATGTCTTAGCTGGGGCTAATCAAAACCAGTTAGGACCCATGGGGAGGAACAGCAACTCAGTAGATCCCAGGGAACAGATCACACTGCCAAGGACAGTGCTCAacacccacccctcccccgccctcccccgccctcccccgccccccacacttGCCCTGTGCTTCCTTCGCTTGGATCTTGGTGA contains the following coding sequences:
- the LETM2 gene encoding LETM1 domain-containing protein LETM2, mitochondrial isoform X3 — encoded protein: MVFIIVPFMEFLLPVFLKLFPEMLPSTFESESKKEEKQRKKMAAKLELAKFLQETITEMAKRNRAQLGDASTQFSSYVKQVQTGHKPSTKEIVQFSKLFEDQLTLEHLDRPQLVALCKLLELQSFGTNNLLRFQLLMRLKSIKADDEVIAKEGVNALSVSELQAACRARGMLSLGLTEGQLRQQLTEWQDLHLKENVPPSLLLLSRTFYLIDVKPKPIEIPLSGEAPKADIPLGSPTPPESKENTAGLAPQLKGTKAKSEKTTQNSKASSNGA
- the LETM2 gene encoding LETM1 domain-containing protein LETM2, mitochondrial isoform X1, whose translation is MAFYSYKTVLAIAQTRFPSHFVQPTSSSYSPSFAFLHLLDSHSNKTYMKNYGSRKYSYPSQSGNKVLHLRAKIFQELHTSTCWSQDVPSKHQQEQTAKKPQVPSPQPMKEAGVTIKEGKRSYRQIIMDELKYYYNGFYLLWIDTKVAARMVWRLLHGQVLTRRERRRLLRTCADFFRLVPFMVFIIVPFMEFLLPVFLKLFPEMLPSTFESESKKEEKQRKKMAAKLELAKFLQETITEMAKRNRAQLGDASTQFSSYVKQVQTGHKPSTKEIVQFSKLFEDQLTLEHLDRPQLVALCKLLELQSFGTNNLLRFQLLMRLKSIKADDEVIAKEGVNALSVSELQAACRARGMLSLGLTEGQLRQQLTEWQDLHLKENVPPSLLLLSRTFYLIDVKPKPIEIPLSGEAPKADIPLGSPTPPESKENTAGLAPQLKGTKAKSEKTTQNSKASSNGA
- the LETM2 gene encoding LETM1 domain-containing protein LETM2, mitochondrial isoform X2; translation: MKNYGSRKYSYPSQSGNKVLHLRAKIFQELHTSTCWSQDVPSKHQQEQTAKKPQVPSPQPMKEAGVTIKEGKRSYRQIIMDELKYYYNGFYLLWIDTKVAARMVWRLLHGQVLTRRERRRLLRTCADFFRLVPFMVFIIVPFMEFLLPVFLKLFPEMLPSTFESESKKEEKQRKKMAAKLELAKFLQETITEMAKRNRAQLGDASTQFSSYVKQVQTGHKPSTKEIVQFSKLFEDQLTLEHLDRPQLVALCKLLELQSFGTNNLLRFQLLMRLKSIKADDEVIAKEGVNALSVSELQAACRARGMLSLGLTEGQLRQQLTEWQDLHLKENVPPSLLLLSRTFYLIDVKPKPIEIPLSGEAPKADIPLGSPTPPESKENTAGLAPQLKGTKAKSEKTTQNSKASSNGA